One Hordeum vulgare subsp. vulgare chromosome 4H, MorexV3_pseudomolecules_assembly, whole genome shotgun sequence DNA window includes the following coding sequences:
- the LOC123448822 gene encoding uncharacterized protein LOC123448822, producing MRSSRGEDIMPREFSERRRRRRREHMATARDDCGASLPYEMIIEVMQWLPVKSVFRFKAVCRSWAALLSSDEFRRLHMAAAKAAKRRAPPAKLLYISPTTTFDSTAVYSCSFSRSSSSDRPRDRGDLLFTIDGARGNYMEVVTPAPCHGLTLLYDALDTAYYICNAATRAATRLPPSADEASSSAAGLGFDARTNEHKVVRLINGMLNQKNLDPVRCEVYTPRGPYVDCCWRPATRGVPSSLHKFVHAAVINASCNKLSPVFANGCLHWLMTPASFITTPSVAIVSFSVAEETFTCIRSPPFWVPGAPPTSRNWSSGEQLLEMDDQLCLVRNRMPHGSNTLEIWKLLDYSSGDWLLNHRINLSGHLARDLRQSQILRVIGSFGSYRPPRKKIIIATSMHKISNKYQKMVHTYDTRSEALETILSITETHSTPQYGCPSSRFSFIQETLAPVHTTDEEMALSSDLAKATREILLRLPAKSAILSKLVCKQWFRLIESKNFIQSYFQHKNIDKRPKVMLVLKRTGQLGFSFAPLSRCLKEAPSHSTLLDTKVVCSKPCHGLNLLSTETKDYLCNPCTGFHRGYSNLGPNLHLRPRMPKTEEHAFTVGNKNVGLSFNPLTREHVIVEIFYNQKDFESRQYDMSCALHWCNTPYAAQQHSIPPLPVNDMPPAYVKGMLYWMNEPRLGQSCEWAIVSFNLATGAFDVVPCPLWFARWRSRNRCRAFVVELEGVLCAVLADPVADKLDVWKLELDQWGRAYTIHLEACPGYSLKTSVVVPLAVDPDHGRILLNTGRKIGLYDPVEQTIENLYSLDQVPVASSAHLKFLDMPSTSSGDSLMCSKEESVVETNKIDSKLIRSVPMLYEESLACYSFVRKANCLW from the coding sequence ATGCGTAGCAGCAGGGGGGAGGATATCATGCCGAGGGAGTTCagtgagaggaggaggaggaggaggagggaacaCATGGCCACTGCAAGAGATGATTGCGGGGCATCGCTTCCATACGAGATGATCATAGAGGTTATGCAGTGGCTCCCAGTCAAATCCGTCTTCCGTTTCAAGGCGGTTTGCCGCTCCTGGGCTGCGCTGCTCTCCTCCGATGAATTCCGCCGCCTCCACATGGCAGCAGCCAAGGCTGCAAAGCGGCGTGCACCACCAGCCAAGCTGCTATACATCTCACCGACCACCACATTCGACTCCACTGCGGTCTACTCGTGCTCCTTCTcgcgatcatcatcatcagaccgCCCCAGAGATCGCGGGGACCTACTGTTCACCATCGACGGTGCCCGTGGCAACTATATGGAAGTAGTGACGCCCGCGCCGTGCCATGGCCTCACCCTTCTCTACGATGCTCTTGACACAGCCTACTACATCTGCAATGCGGCCACACGGGCAGCCACGCGTCTGCCACCTTCTGCTGACGAAGCATCCAGCTCCGCTGCTGGGCTGGGGTTTGATGCCCGCACAAATGAGCACAAGGTGGTGAGGTTGATCAATGGGATGTTAAATCAGAAGAACTTGGACCCGGTGAGGTGCGAGGTGTACACGCCTAGAGGCCCCTATGTGGATTGCTGCTGGAGGCCGGCGACCAGAGGAGTACCCTCCAGCTTGCATAAATTTGTACATGCCGCTGTTATTAACGCGTCATGCAACAAATTATCTCCCGTGTTTGCCAATGGTTGCCTGCACTGGTTGATGACACCTGCCTCTTTCATCACGACTCCAAGTGTTGCCATCGTGTCCTTTTCGGTCGCAGAGGAGACCTTCACATGTATCCGATCACCGCCCTTCTGGGTACCAGGAGCGCCGCCAACCTCTAGGAATTGGTCATCAGGAGAGCAACTACTGGAGATGGATGACCAACTATGTTTGGTTCGCAACAGAATGCCTCATGGTAGTAACACTTTGGAGATCTGGAAACTGCTGGACTATAGCTCTGGTGACTGGTTACTGAATCATCGAATTAATTTGTCAGGGCACCTGGCAAGAGATTTGCGTCAGTCACAAATTCTGAGAGTTATTGGATCTTTTGGCAGTTACAGGCCGCCAAGGAAGAAGATAATCATTGCTActagcatgcacaaaatttccaACAAATATCAGAAAATGGTTCACACCTATGACACTAGGTCTGAGGCTCTGGAAACCATCCTTTCAATCACGGAGACACACTCAACTCCACAATATGGGTGCCCTAGTTCAAGATTCAGTTTCATTCAAGAGACCCTTGCTCCCGTGCATACAACAGATGAAGAGATGGCCTTGTCATCTGACTTGGCTAAGGCGACTAGAGAGATCCTACTCCGCCTCCCAGCTAAATCAGCCATACTGTCCAAACTTGTCTGCAAGCAGTGGTTCAGATTGATTGAGAGTAAAAACTTCATTCAGTCATACTTTCAGCATAAGAACATAGACAAAAGACCTAAAGTCATGCTTGTGCTCAAGAGGACTGGACAATTGGGCTTCAGTTTTGCTCCATTGAGTCGATGCCTAAAAGAAGCTCCTAGTCACAGTACATTGCTTGATACAAAGGTGGTTTGCTCCAAGCCTTGCCATGGGCTGAACTTGCTAAGCACCGAGACGAAGGACTATCTCTGCAATCCATGTACAGGTTTCCACAGGGGCTACTCTAACCTGGGGCCAAATTTGCACCTACGCCCGAGAATGCCAAAAACAGAAGAGCATGCTTTTACAGTCGGCAATAAAAATGTTGGCTTGAGTTTCAACCCTTTGACTCGTGAACATGTTATCGTGGAAATCTTCTATAACCAGAAGGACTTTGAATCTCGTCAGTATGACATGTCATGCGCGTTACACTGGTGTAATACTCCGTATGCTGCCCAACAGCACTCAATACCACCTCTGCCTGTGAATGATATGCCACCGGCCTATGTTAAAGGAATGCTGTACTGGATGAATGAACCAAGGTTGGGACAGAGCTGCGAATGGGCCATTGTCTCTTTCAACCTTGCTACAGGTGCTTTCGATGTCGTCCCGTGCCCTTTGTGGTTTGCAAGATGGCGTAGTAGAAACCGCTGTCGTGCATTTGTTGTTGAGCTTGAGGGAGTGTTATGTGCTGTTCTGGCAGATCCAGTTGCAGACAAACTAGATGTGTGGAAGCTAGAGCTTGACCAATGGGGCAGAGCATACACAATTCACCTAGAAGCATGTCCTGGCTATTCCCTCAAGACAAGTGTTGTGGTGCCATTAGCTGTTGATCCCGATCATGGAAGGATCCTGCTCAACACTGGTCGGAAAATAGGTCTATATGATCCAGTAGAGCAAACAATTGAAAATCTCTATTCACTTGATCAGGTGCCGGTTGCCAGTAGTGCACACCTTAAGTTTCTTGATATGCCTTCAACTTCATCAGGGGATAGTTTGATGTGCTCCAAAGAAGAGTCGGTGGTGGAGACGAATAAAATAGACTCTAAATTGATTCGTTCTGTTCCTATGTTATATGAGGAGAGCCTGGCATGTTACTCATTTGTGCGCAAAGCAAACTGCTTATGGTGA